A single genomic interval of Rhizobium leguminosarum bv. trifolii WSM1325 harbors:
- a CDS encoding Glyoxalase/bleomycin resistance protein/dioxygenase (PFAM: Glyoxalase/bleomycin resistance protein/dioxygenase; phospholipase/Carboxylesterase~KEGG: rec:RHECIAT_CH0000699 putative glyoxalase/bleomycin resistance protein/dioxygenase protein) yields the protein MVSGIHHVTAVTRKVQANVDFYAGFLGMRLVKQTAGYEDATQLHLFYGDGEGTPGSLLTFLAWEDGAPGRAGYGQISEISLSINPTSIGYWLTRAMSFGLSSEGPADEFGEPVLRLKDPDNIILKLAGAKSLVSPAAWDGASIPVEHAIQRVRGATMLTEKPTESRSFLESHFGYRFQASRGTIDRLVSQSGDIIDVRDARGFWSGAPGTGTVDHVAFRAADEETLLVVRKALEATDASPTNMHDRKYFRSLYAREPGGTLVELATDKPGMTVDEEQAALGGKLFAPPEAITNLHDLKVMLPQFSMPGQPRVNYRELPFVHRFYTPPDPDGSVFVLLHGSGGNETTLMPLLNKAAPRATLLGVRGRATEEGFPRWYKRITPFSFDQNDIKTEAEAFAAFIEGAVKSYGLDPQKVVYVGYSNGANLLNSLLYLHPHLVHKAVLLRSMPVLSDYPHADLKGTDLLVISGKTDAYGKYASELEGRLKSSGATVDSDVIPGGHDLGDADIPIIQKWLLQENR from the coding sequence ATGGTATCAGGTATACATCACGTCACGGCCGTCACCCGAAAGGTGCAGGCGAACGTGGACTTTTACGCGGGATTTCTCGGCATGCGGCTCGTCAAGCAGACAGCCGGTTACGAGGACGCGACGCAGCTTCATCTCTTCTATGGCGATGGAGAGGGGACGCCGGGTTCGCTGCTGACCTTCCTCGCCTGGGAAGATGGTGCGCCCGGCCGGGCCGGCTATGGCCAGATCAGCGAAATATCGCTGTCGATCAACCCCACCAGCATCGGCTACTGGCTGACGCGTGCCATGAGCTTCGGCCTCAGCTCCGAGGGACCGGCCGACGAATTCGGCGAGCCTGTCCTACGGCTGAAGGACCCTGACAACATCATCCTCAAGCTCGCCGGCGCAAAGAGCCTGGTATCGCCGGCCGCCTGGGACGGCGCCTCGATCCCGGTCGAGCATGCCATCCAGCGGGTGCGCGGCGCAACCATGCTGACGGAGAAGCCCACCGAAAGCCGCAGCTTCCTCGAGAGCCATTTCGGTTACCGCTTCCAGGCCAGCCGCGGCACGATCGACAGGCTGGTGTCGCAATCCGGCGACATTATCGACGTGCGCGATGCGCGCGGCTTCTGGTCCGGCGCGCCAGGCACCGGGACGGTCGATCACGTCGCCTTCCGCGCCGCCGACGAGGAGACGCTGCTTGTCGTTCGCAAGGCTCTGGAGGCGACTGACGCATCGCCGACCAACATGCATGACCGTAAATATTTCCGCTCGCTCTATGCCCGCGAGCCCGGCGGTACGCTGGTGGAGCTCGCCACCGACAAGCCCGGCATGACCGTGGACGAAGAGCAGGCCGCCCTCGGGGGGAAGCTGTTCGCACCGCCCGAAGCCATCACCAATCTTCACGACCTGAAGGTGATGCTGCCGCAATTTTCGATGCCCGGCCAGCCGCGTGTCAATTATCGCGAGCTGCCATTCGTCCACCGTTTCTATACGCCCCCCGATCCCGACGGCAGCGTCTTCGTGCTGTTGCACGGCTCCGGCGGCAACGAGACGACGCTGATGCCACTGTTGAACAAAGCGGCGCCGCGGGCGACGCTGCTCGGCGTGCGCGGCCGGGCGACGGAGGAAGGTTTTCCGCGCTGGTACAAGCGCATTACGCCCTTCTCCTTCGACCAGAACGACATCAAGACCGAGGCGGAGGCCTTCGCGGCCTTTATCGAGGGCGCCGTCAAATCCTACGGGCTCGATCCTCAGAAGGTCGTCTATGTCGGTTATTCCAATGGCGCCAACCTTTTAAACTCGCTGCTCTACCTACACCCGCACCTGGTTCACAAGGCCGTGCTGCTGCGTTCCATGCCTGTGCTCAGCGATTATCCGCATGCCGATCTGAAAGGCACGGACCTGCTCGTCATCAGCGGCAAGACGGATGCCTATGGCAAATATGCGAGCGAGTTGGAAGGGAGGCTGAAGAGTTCGGGCGCCACCGTCGATTCCGACGTCATCCCCGGCGGCCACGATCTCGGCGATGCCGACATTCCGATCATCCAGAAATGGCTGCTGCAGGAAAACCGCTGA
- a CDS encoding histidine kinase (PFAM: ATP-binding region ATPase domain protein; response regulator receiver; histidine kinase A domain protein~SMART: ATP-binding region ATPase domain protein; response regulator receiver; histidine kinase A domain protein~KEGG: rec:RHECIAT_CH0000700 probable two-component sensor histidine kinase/response regulator hybrid protein), protein MAEHCSILIIDDNIDDLEVYRRILGRVSSTAYTVVEAETGEEGRALNGRKRPDCILLDYSLPGRDGLGVLADILEDDPAANVIMLTGQGSETVAVEVMKSGARDYLTKDSLSPETLHRCIQNAIMHGMLEAKLEQKRQSLEIFTRAMAHDLKEPLRTIKSFTRILHGSAALPAEDRELLDYVLSAADHMEDLIVKVSGFTKLEASGGLELRPVSLSDVLDQVEDNLRQQTESRGAVIIRGALPEVMGDATLLTQLLQNLVSNAIRYCEQKVPEISITGEAQGDTCRLTVRDNGPGIDPEHRELIFQPFKRLVGRGIEGTGLGLAICRRIAQMHGGSIWCEAENGPGATFILEVPLAEARPVPSAASAVPHSTRPAEQQAEGSGRLAEVLLVEDSPADIQLLKIKLMRREKVNFNLHVATNGREAMRLLEERAGIADLPQIDLMLLDINMPIMDGFEVLHALSADVRLKQIPVCILSTSSDESDMRRARNLGARAYMVKPPTLQQLEEALEDVENLELLQRGDSLALCAEQN, encoded by the coding sequence TTGGCGGAACACTGCTCTATTCTCATCATCGACGACAACATCGACGATCTCGAGGTCTATCGCCGCATATTGGGCCGCGTTTCCAGCACTGCCTATACCGTCGTGGAGGCGGAGACGGGCGAAGAGGGCCGTGCGCTGAATGGCCGGAAACGGCCGGACTGCATCCTGCTCGACTATTCGCTGCCTGGGCGCGACGGGCTCGGCGTTCTTGCCGATATCCTGGAGGATGATCCCGCCGCCAACGTCATCATGCTGACCGGCCAGGGCAGTGAGACCGTGGCCGTCGAGGTGATGAAGAGCGGGGCACGCGACTATCTGACAAAGGATTCGCTTTCGCCCGAGACGCTGCATCGTTGCATTCAGAACGCCATCATGCACGGCATGCTGGAGGCGAAACTGGAGCAGAAGCGGCAGTCGCTGGAGATTTTCACCCGCGCCATGGCCCATGATCTGAAGGAGCCGCTCCGGACGATCAAATCCTTCACCCGCATCCTGCACGGTTCTGCGGCGCTGCCGGCCGAAGACCGGGAATTGCTCGATTACGTGCTCAGCGCGGCCGACCATATGGAAGACCTGATCGTCAAGGTCTCGGGCTTCACCAAGCTCGAGGCCTCCGGCGGACTGGAGCTCAGGCCGGTCTCGCTCTCTGATGTGCTCGACCAGGTGGAGGACAATCTGCGCCAGCAGACCGAAAGCCGTGGAGCCGTCATCATCCGCGGGGCGCTGCCCGAGGTCATGGGCGATGCGACGCTGCTGACCCAGCTCCTGCAGAACCTGGTGTCGAACGCCATCCGCTATTGCGAGCAGAAGGTTCCGGAGATCAGCATCACAGGCGAAGCGCAGGGCGATACCTGCCGCCTCACGGTGCGTGACAACGGGCCCGGCATCGACCCCGAGCACCGCGAACTGATCTTCCAGCCGTTCAAGCGTCTCGTCGGCCGTGGCATCGAAGGCACCGGGCTCGGCCTTGCCATCTGCCGCCGCATCGCGCAGATGCATGGCGGCTCGATCTGGTGCGAGGCAGAAAATGGGCCGGGCGCCACCTTCATTCTCGAAGTGCCGCTCGCCGAGGCGAGGCCCGTGCCATCAGCCGCATCGGCCGTGCCGCACAGCACAAGGCCGGCGGAGCAGCAAGCCGAAGGTTCGGGCAGGCTTGCCGAAGTGCTGCTGGTGGAAGACAGCCCGGCCGACATTCAACTTCTGAAGATCAAGCTGATGCGGAGGGAGAAGGTGAACTTCAACCTGCATGTCGCCACCAACGGGCGCGAGGCGATGCGGCTGCTCGAAGAACGCGCCGGCATTGCCGATCTGCCGCAGATCGACCTCATGCTGCTCGACATCAACATGCCGATCATGGACGGCTTCGAGGTGCTGCATGCGCTTTCAGCCGACGTGCGCCTCAAGCAAATTCCCGTCTGCATCCTCAGCACATCAAGCGACGAGAGCGACATGCGGCGGGCCAGAAATCTCGGTGCGCGCGCCTATATGGTCAAGCCGCCGACCCTGCAGCAACTAGAAGAGGCACTCGAAGATGTCGAGAATTTGGAGTTGTTGCAGCGCGGCGATTCGCTTGCGCTTTGTGCGGAACAAAACTAA
- a CDS encoding response regulator receiver protein (PFAM: response regulator receiver~SMART: response regulator receiver~KEGG: rec:RHECIAT_CH0000701 probable two-component response regulator protein), producing the protein MQQRDTQPILIVEDSEDDFEATMRAFKRTNLRNSIRWAASGQEALDMLAEMVPKPGLILLDLNMPGLDGRKTLEAIKSNAGWRKIPVVILTTSDDERDIEGCYALGANTYVQKPVDLDGLFAAIQRLKEYWFEIAILPLED; encoded by the coding sequence ATGCAGCAGCGTGATACGCAACCGATCCTGATCGTCGAGGACAGCGAAGACGATTTCGAAGCGACGATGCGCGCCTTCAAACGCACCAATCTGCGCAACTCGATCCGCTGGGCGGCCTCCGGTCAGGAAGCGCTCGACATGCTCGCCGAGATGGTGCCGAAACCGGGGCTGATCCTGCTTGACCTCAACATGCCGGGTCTTGACGGCCGCAAGACGCTGGAGGCGATCAAGTCGAACGCCGGCTGGCGCAAGATCCCGGTGGTCATCCTCACGACCTCCGACGACGAACGCGATATCGAAGGCTGCTACGCGCTCGGCGCCAATACCTATGTGCAGAAGCCGGTGGATCTCGACGGGCTCTTTGCCGCGATCCAGCGGCTGAAGGAATACTGGTTCGAAATCGCGATCCTGCCACTCGAGGACTGA